From a single Rosa rugosa chromosome 7, drRosRugo1.1, whole genome shotgun sequence genomic region:
- the LOC133723168 gene encoding protein FAR1-RELATED SEQUENCE 5-like, with amino-acid sequence MELEDDQVYIPQVKAELMPKLHQEFETIDDVAAFYNRYAKEAGFSIRSHSSATNKDNIQLMRKEYVCYKQGTSKVEGEKCKRGLLKVGCKARIAAVRKKESGRYAISIFVEGHNHPLTSLPRVHLLRSHHRVSKVNTILSQQLSLVNVQKHTQFEFFGVQAGGIQNIGCTQRDLYNYGRTCREEKKGHDGNLLYMHFQNEKEKDSSFVYTMESDEENKVTRCFWANSISRRAYNFYGDVVIFDTTYKTNRYGMIFALFTGVNNHRQTIIFACAFLNDETADSFVWLFKELLNAMPGNAPKNAPKMIITDQDPAMTKAISEALPQTFHRYCSWHILNKFSEKLDAIKYRDYYQEFHSCIWNSSRREEFDSRWIEIIEKSGLSDNKWLELIYEICSSWIPAHVNHVFSAGMSSSQRAESQHSFFKNYVSDQNSLVEFMVQFKRGLLHQRHYELEEDHINIDEKPKTVMSLDIEDHMAKVYTRKLFYEVQEQLKESFKYKLELLRENVTHCMFKVMRKNIDTCKYRGLTYKKASDFASYSCRKFESEGLPCRHVLTYLIKIQDVDKLNIQYILKRWTKAARQSLVLDSNGMEVKDNKALLARRTKLFQHAIDAIDKAMVSDEASQLFMECLDAFLENIKTLIGNESGQSAVVLETKIDAIQQIFNEPNQVRARGCGRRLKKGKEKRKVKVKESQGRQCHGCGLFGQSHDKRNCPTLHGK; translated from the coding sequence ATGGAGTTAGAGGATGATCAGGTTTATATTCCTCAAGTAAAGGCAGAGCTGATGCCTAAATTACACCAAGAGTTTGAAACAATAGATGATGTTGCTGCTTTCTACAATAGATATGCAAAAGAAGCAGGGTTTAGTATCAGAAGTCATTCTAGTGCAACCAACAAAGATAATATCCAACTTATGAGGAAGGAGTATGTCTGTTATAAGCAAGGAACTTCCAAAGTTGAAGGAGAAAAATGTAAGAGAGGATTACTAAAAGTGGGTTGTAAAGCAAGAATTGCAGctgtgagaaagaaggagtctGGAAGATATGCAATCTCTATATTTGTCGAGGGTCACAACCACCCATTAACAAGCCTGCCTAGAGTACATTTGTTGAGATCTCACCATCGTGTTTCAAAAGTTAACACAATTCTATCACAGCAACTAAGCTTGGTAAATGTTCAGAAACATACACAGTTTGAATTCTTTGGTGTTCAAGCAGGTGGCATTCAAAATATTGGTTGTACACAGCGTGATCTGTATAATTATGGAAGAACTTGTCGTGAAGAGAAGAAGGGGCATGATGGAAATCTATTGTACATGCATTTTCagaatgagaaagaaaaagattcTTCTTTTGTCTATACAATGGAGTCAGATGAGGAAAACAAAGTAACAAGGTGCTTTTGGGCTAACTCAATTTCAAGACGAGCTTACAACTTTTATGGAGATGTGGTTATCTTTGATACTACATACAAAACAAATCGGTATGGAATGATTTTTGCACTATTCACTGGTGTTAATAATCATAGGCAGACAATCATCTTTGCTTGTGCATTCTTAAATGATGAGACAGCCGATTCTTTTGTTTGGTTATTCAAGGAACTTCTAAATGCTATGCCAGGAAATGCACCAAAAAATGCCCCCAAAATGATTATTACTGACCAAGATCCTGCTATGACTAAAGCCATTTCAGAAGCACTCCCACAAACATTTCATAGATATTGCAGTTGGCACATTCTAAATAAATTTTCTGAGAAGCTAGATGCGATTAAATATCGGGATTACTACCAAGAGTTTCATAGCTGCATATGGAATTCAAGTAGaagagaggagtttgactcaagATGGATTGAAATTATTGAGAAGAGTGGGTTGAGTGATAACAAGTGGTTGGAGTTAATATATGAAATTTGTTCGTCATGGATACCAGCACATGTAAATCATGTTTTCTCAGCAGGAATGTCAAGTAGTCAAAGAGCAGAGAGTCAACATTCTTTCTTCAAGAATTATGTTTCTGATCAGAATTCGTTGGTGGAATTTATGGTTCAGTTTAAGAGAGGACTTCTTCACCAACGCCATTATGAGTTAGAGGAAGATCATATTAATATTGATGAGAAGCCAAAAACTGTCATGTCCCTTGACATAGAAGATCATATGGCTAAGGTTTATACACGTAAGCTATTTTATGAAGTTCAAGAACAGTTGAAAGAGAGCTTCAAATATAAACTAGAACTTCTAAGAGAAAATGTCACTCATTGCATGTTTAAGGTTATGCGAAAGAACATTGATACTTGTAAATATCGTGGACTGACTTACAAAAAAGCTTCTGATTTTGCATCATACAGTTGTAGAAAGTTTGAGAGTGAAGGGCTTCCATGTCGGCATGTTTTGACATATTTGATTAAAATCCAAGATGTTGATAAATTGAATATTCAGTACATCTTGAAGAGATGGACTAAAGCTGCAAGACAAAGTCTTGTGTTAGATTCTAATGGAATGGAGGTAAAAGATAACAAAGCTTTACTTGCAAGGAGGACTAAACTATTCCAGCATGCTATAGATGCAATTGATAAGGCAATGGTGAGTGATGAGGCTAGTCAGCTCTTTATGGAATGCTTGGATGCTTTCTTGGAGAATATTAAAACATTGATTGGTAATGAAAGTGGACAAAGTGCAGTAGTTTTGGAGACCAAGATTGATGCTATTCAGCAAATTTTTAATGAACCAAATCAAGTGAGGGCTAGAGGGTGTGGGAGAAGgttgaaaaaaggaaaagagaagaggaaagTTAAGGTAAAGGAGAGTCAAGGTAGGCAATGCCATGGATGTGGACTATTTGGTCAGTCACATGACAAAAGAAATTGTCCAACACTTCATGGAAAGTAA